Genomic DNA from Gemmatimonadales bacterium:
TGGCGTGTCAGATGGTGCTGCTCACCGTCTTCGCGGGAAGCTTCATCCCGATCCTTGCCGTCTATGCGCGACAGGTGCTCAAGGTCGGCGCGGCGGGATACGGGATGCTGACTTCTGCAGTCGGCGTCGGTGCGGCGATCGGCGCAATCGTGATCGGCGGGATGAGTGGATCGTTCTCGCGGCCCCGGATCGCCGTGGTGGCGGCCACGGCGCTCAGCACCACGGTGATTCTCCTGTCGCTGGTGCGCGATCCGACGCTGGCACTCGCGGTCCTGGCGTGCGCCGGTGCGGCCATGGCGAGTCAGGGGATCGTCACCGCGACAGGGCTGCAGCTCGCCGCCCCGGCGGAGCTTCGCGGACGGGTGATGGCAGTCTATTCGTTCGTCGTCCTCGGACTGGCGCCGATCGGCGCGTTCCAGGCCGGGTGGATCGCCGAACATTTCGGGGCGCCGGTGAGTATTGCCGTAAGCGGAACGATCTGTCTGATCGGCACCGCGATCCTTCGCAAGCGACTCTGGAACGGGAAGGAGGAGTAATGCTGCTGACCATCTCGCGGGAATTCGGCGCCGGAGGATCGGTCGTCGCGGAGACGGTGGCCCGCCGGCTGGGATGGAGCCTGGTCGACAACCAGCTGGTCGAGGAGATCGCCCGCCGTGCCGGGATGACCCCTGAGGAGGCGCAGTCGCGTGTCGAACGCGGGCCGACCTTCGTGGAGCGGGTTGCGCGCGCGCTGGCGGCTGCCACGCCCGAGGCGCTCACGCCGAGCAGCGTGCAGCCGCCCGAGCTCGAGGAGGCGCGCATCAAGCTGATCACCGAACAGGTCGTGTCGGAATCTGCGGATGGACACGCGGTGCTGGTTGGACGTGCGGCGAGTGCGGTGATCGGCCGCCGGGCCGATGCGTTGCACGTCAAGCTGGTCGGGACGCTGGAGTATCGGCGGCAGGTGGTCGCCGACCGCCTCGGCATTTCAATCGAACAGGCGGAACGGCAGGTGCGCGATGTCGACGCACACCGGACCGAGTATCACCGCAAATGGTACCAGCGCGACTGGCGCAACCCGCAGAACTATCATCTGGTGATCAACACCGGATGGGTCGGGCTTGACCGCGCCTCCGACCTGATCGTGGATCTCGTGACCGGACATTAGGTGCGGTCACGTTTCGTCGCCGTACCCCTTGCGACGCTGCGGCTTGGCCCGCTGCCATCCCGATTCCTCGTTGCGCGAGATCCGCTGATCGGCAACCAGCGCCTCGAGGATGAATTCACACGCCGCGACCGACAGCTCACGATCGTCCGGCGTTGCGAGCCGTGACTCCTCGACCAGTGCCATCAGCCCCGGGACGACGTTGAACGCGCGAGAGCTGGTTTCCGTCCGGTCATCCACGCCGATCTTGAGGGCGCCCCCCTGGTCAAACCAGGCGACGATCTCCTCGACGTCCGCATCGGGAACGCGGTCCGCGAACGCCGACCCCGCCGCCTCGCGGATCAATTCGCGGGCCACGGCATCGCTTCCCTGGAGCTCGCCTTCGTATTCCAGCTCCAGCTTCCCGGTGATCGCCGGAAGGCCGGCGTAGACATCGGCGACACGCGCCACGGTCCGTGCTGCCCGTTGATGCAGTGCGCGGCGCTCGGCGTTGCTCACCACGATTTCCATGAGCGAGATCGGCAGTCGCTGGCTCACCCCGGACCGCTTGTCGACGCGCTTGTCGCGGCGCGCTCCGACCGCAACGTGTTCGATCATCTCGGCGAGAAAGTCGGGGATGACGACGTCGATCCGACCGCGCGACGTCCACGCTTCCTGTCGGGTGATCGCCACGCCAAGGTCGGCGGTGCGGGGATAGTGGGTACGGATTTCGGAGCCAATCCGGTCCTTGAGCGGCGTGATGATCTTGCCGCGCGCGGTGTAGTCCTCGGGGTTCGCCGTGAATACGAGCAGCACATCGAGGGGCAGGCGGACGGGATAGCCTTTGATCTGAACGTCGCCCTCCTGCATGATATTGAAGAGGCCGACCTGGATCTTCCCCGACAGATCCGGAAGCTCGTTGATCGCGAAGATGCCGCGGTTGGCTCGGGGCAGCAGGCCGAAGTGCATCGTCAGCTCGTCGCCGAGCAAATGCCCGCCGCGCGCGGCTTTGATCGGATCGAGATCGCCGATCATGTCGGCGATGGTGACGTCGGGCGTGGCAAGTTTTTCGACGTAACGCTGATCGCGCGTCGCCCATGCGATTGGGGTTGCATCCCCACATTCGGCAATTCGCTCGCGCGCGAATTTTGAAATCGGTGCGAATGGATCGTCGTTGATCTCGCTTCCGGCGACGACCGGGATCGCATCATCGAGAAATGCGGTCAGCCCCCGGAGGATCCTGCTCTTCGCCTGCCCGCGGGTGCCGAGGAGGATGAAATCGTGCCGCGCCAGGAGCGCATTGATCATTTCGGGCTCGATCGTTCCCTCATAACCGAGCACGCCGGGGAAGAGCGGTTCGCCTGACTCGAGACGCGCGACCAGATTGGCTCGCAATTCATCCCGGACCGACCGATCACGAAGTGGGAATTCGCTCCACGCGCTCTGGGAGAGCTCGCCGAGCGTTCGAGGACGTGCTGGCATCGGAACTCCGAAGGACATTTCACACGGGTGACAATACGCGAGACAGGGACGTCACCATGGCGCGTTTATCGCACCCCGCAAGTTAGCCAGAGCGGGATCATGTGGCCGGAAGTCGAGGCAGGGAAGGAGGTTAGATGCTTGACAGCCCGCGTCCCATGCCTAACTTGTTCCCCGGTGCACTGGGCGACAGCGGCCGATACGCGGTACCGGCCTCGGTGACCAACGTCATCAAACCAAAGGGAGAGGCGATGCGGAAGGTACTGATTGCGGCGGCCGTCCTGGCTGTCGCGGCATGTGGGGAGAAGAAGCCGGCTGCTGGCGATACGACCAACACCATGGCCCCGTCGACGCCGGCGATGGCATCGGACTCGGCGAAGAAGGACACGACGATGAAGGATTCGATGAACAAGGTGATGGATACGACCCATAAGGACACCACCACCAAGAAGCCGTAATCGCCGTCGCTTTCCCGCTGCACCCTGACGCCCCGTGCCCCGATGGCTCGGGGCGTCGAGTATTCAGGCCACGGTACGTTCGAGTCCCTCGAACGGCAGCTCGACCACGTCCGCGGCCACGCCGCCTACCTGCACCACGTCGCCCGCGGCCACCTCGCGCCGCAGGACCGCAAGGGCGACCATCCGGTCGGCGATCCGGCCGATCGTACGCACCGTTCCCACCGGCTTGCCGTAGTGGCTTGCCATCCGATCCGCGGGAAGGGTCGTCCCGCCGAATAGCAGGCCTCGGAGCACCCGGTTGGCATGACCGCGAAAGTGAAGTCGCGCGACCGTCTCCTGGCCGGTATAACACCCCTTGTCGTACCGGACGCCGCCAAGTTCGTCGAACCGAACCTCCTGAGGCAGCGTGCGATCATCGATTTCGCGACCGAGCGTCGGCCACCCCATCAACAGCCGGGCGGCAGTCGCCCAGCCCGCCGGAGCGCTGGTCCAGCCATCAGCGGCGAGTTCGGCATCGATTGCCTGAGGGTCGTCGCCGACGGCGATTGCTGCAAAGGGTGCCGGACCGGCTGGCCGGAAAACCGGTCCAGACGACAATGCGGGCGCGTTGGAGCCATGCAGCCACCGCACCGTGACCGAGCCGGTGCGATCGGCGATCGTCGCGAGCCGAGGTGGCACCGTCCGGGCAAAGAGTTGCCCCATGGTCACCCGGGCCTGCGCCGGGACCAGCACCCACGCGGCATCGCCGTCGCGCAGAGTCCAGGCGTCGGAAATGATCATTCCCTTGGGCGTGAGGAATGCCCCCCACACCGCGGCGAGATTCGCCGCCTTGGCAACATCGTTGGTCAGGAGTCCTTGCAGGCAGTCGATCGCACCGCGGCCCTCGACGCGAAAGACCGCGTCATCAATCGCAACCGCGTGCCGCTCGCGCTGCAGGCCGGCGTGGTCGGCCGGGGAAAGGATGCAATCGGGCGCCGGCGAATCCATCGCCGAAAGCTAGGGGAGCAGCGGTCCAAACGAGAGCAGCGCTGCGCCCGAGCGCGCGCGCCCTCCGCGGTCCCGGATCAGGCGGCTCGAAACTGACCCAGGAACTCCACCTCGGGGCAGGCGCGCAACTTGGCAAAGGCGCGCTCGCGAAGCTGGCGGATCCGTTCGCGGGTGACGCCGAGGGTCTCGCCGATCTCTTCGAGCGTGAGTGCCTCACCGGTCGCATCGAGGCCGTAGTAGAGCGACAAGATGCGGCGCTCGCGCGGCGTGAGATAGCGGCGGAAGAGTCGATCGATGAAGTCGCGACGCAGGATCACGTCGGTGTTGCTCTCGATTTCACTCCCCTCGCCGACCGGTAGCCGCTCGCCGAGGGTCGCGGCTCGCGAATCTCCGGTCTCGATCGGCGCATCGAGCGACACCTCGGTGACGAAGAGCCGGCGCGCGTGGCGGACGTCGTCGAGCGGCATCCCAAGAGCGACGGAGAGCTCTTCATCGGTGGGCGTGCGCCCGAGTTCCTGGGCAAGGAGTCCCTGCGACTTGGCGAAGCGGACCACGGCTGTGTTCTGGTTGAGCGGGAATCGCACCGATCGCGTCTGCTCGGCGAGCGCCTTGAGCACCGCCTGACGTACCCACCAGACTGCGTACGAGATGAACTTCACACCGCGATCCGGATCGAACTTGCGCACCGCGCGGAGGAGCCCCTCGTTGCCGATCGCGACCAGGTCACTGAGGTCGAGTCCATGACCCTGGTATCGCTTCACGAAGGCGATCACGAAGCGGAGATTCGCCGTGACGAGTCGTTCCGCCGCATCGGGATCTCCGGTGCGGGCCCGCCGTGCCAGGGCGCGTTCTTCCTCCACGCTGCCGATCATCGGCAGGTCCTTGATGTCGCGCAGATACTGCTCGAACGACTCGGCTGCGGTCACCGGAATGGCGCGCGCGCGCTCCGGGGCTCGGCGAACTCGACGGGGCATCAGGGGCCCACTCTACGGCTGAGTTTTTGGGAGAGGATCGGGAGAACTACCGTCGCAAGATGGCAATGGCGCCGGAGTTGTCAAGAGCCGTAAATCCCTGTCCTCCAATGAGTTGCGGCTGAAAGTGTTGCACATTTCCAGCAACCTTCAACACCATTGTTTCCACACCAATGTGCACGGATACCACAACTCATTGGCGCTGCGCGCGCTGGAGCGATCGCGCTTCCGATCGCAATGTGTGTAACTGGACGATTGGGAAAGGTTTGGTGCTGAACTGTTCGACGACAAACTGATTCGAAATACTAGAGCAGCGATCTGACGAGTGAGAGATCGAGCGGAAGAGTCCAGCTATCATCGGTGCGCGCCATCGCACCGAAAGACGACAGCAATGCCGCGCGAACGGCGCCGTGGCGATTCTTCTTGTCAGCATGCATCGCACGGTCGACGGCGGCGTCATCGAGTTCCGATGGCGGCGCAACCGGAAGGCCGAGCCGGCCAAGAATTGCAGCGATTCGATCGGCGGTGCCGGCGACGGCAACCCCCATCCGTTCCGCAACGCGCGTTTCGACGACAAGGCCGATCGCAACCGCTTCGCCGTGCGGGATGGCATAACCGCTGGCGCGTTCGAGTGCGTGCGCGATGGTATGTCCCGCATTGAGGACCACCCGGCGATCACCTTCGCGCTCGTCTTCGCTCACGACGGCGGCCTTCAATTCGGCGCTGCGGTGAATCAGCCGCTCGAGTGTCGGGAGGTCACGCGCGAGAATCGCCGGCGCGTTCGACGCGATCCATTCCCCGTACTCGGCGTCGAGTGTCGCCCCGTGCTTGACCGCTTCGGCGAGTCCTTCGCGGTACGACCGGTCAGGGAGGGTGGCAAGGGCTGCGGGGTCGCACACGACGACCGATGGCGGATGAAACGCGCCGACGAGATTCTTGCCGTGCGCGGTATTGACGCCGGTCTTCCCGCCGACCGCAGCGTCCAGCATGCCAAGGGTGGTGGTAGGCGCCGCAATCCATGGGACTCCGCGAAGGAATGTGGCGGCGACGAAACCAGCGAGATCGGTGGTCACGCCACCGCCAACGGCAACGATGACGCAATGACGATCGCAGCCGGATGCGAGGAGCTGATCGGTGAGGGTCTGCCAGGTCTCGCGGGTCTTGTGTTCCTCTCCGGCCGGAAAGGTGAGCGTGGTCGCACCCTGCACGGGCGATGGGACGGTGCTCGCGACGTTGCTGTCACTGATCACGACCGGCCGCGCGCCGGGATGTCGTTCGACAAGGAGTGGGGCGATGTCGCCGAGCGCACCGGCGCGGACGATCACGGCGTAGCTACCGGTGGCGTGCCGCACGGAACACGGCGCTACCAGACGACATCTCCGGTACCGGCGCGCTGGTTCGCGACCCGCGCCAACGCGAAGAGCAGGTCGGACAGCCGGTTCAGGTAGACCAGGAAAAGGGGTGGCACGTCGTCTTCGCGGGCGAGCGCCACGACGCTCCGTTCCGCGCGGCGGCAGATCGCTCGCGCCAGGTGCAACGCGGCGGCCTTGGGCGAACCACCGGGGAGGACGAACGCCTTGAGCGGCGGAAGTTCTTCGTCCGCCGCGTCGATCGCGGCTTCGAACTCCGTAACGCGGTGGTCCGACAGCGTGGCGCGTTCGAGCGACTTGCGGACCTTGTCGGGATCGGGCGTCGCGAGGTGGCCGCCGATGGAAAAGAGGTCGCGCTGCACGGCTTCGAGGAGTTGGTCGGCGAGGTCGATCGGAGCACACGCTCGCGCCACGCCGATCGCCGAGTTCAGTTCATCGACGTCGCCGTAGGCGGCAACGCGCGGATGATCCTTCGGGACGCGTCCTCCGCCGAAGAGGCCGGTTTCGCCCGCGTCGCCGGTTCGCGTGTAGATCTTTGATGACACGACTGGAAGGTAACCGGGCGGCCAGCGCCGATCCCGGCGCGCGCGGGGGATCTGTCAGCGAGTGGCGCGCACCACGTCGAGCATCGCCTCGCGGTCGATGAACTTCTCGCGCGGGCGGCCCGCCGGTGCGCCGCGCGCGATCTCGGCGCGATCGATCGCCTGCCAGTCACTCCACGACACGACCTCGATCTCGCGGTCGGCAAGGAGTGCGTCGAACTCCGCGCCGTTGTTCTGCGAGGGCGAGAGGCGCCCCGACACGGCGTCGGCGAGGAGGTGGTCGACCGTCTCGGCGGCGCACGACTTGTTGGTGCCGATAATGCCGTGCGGGCCGCGCTTGATCCACCCTGTCACGTACAGGCCGCGTATCGCAGTGGCGCTCCCCGGTGCCTGCACCACCCGGCCACTGATGTTGGGGATTATCCCGCGGTCGGCGTCGAAGGGGAGTCCGGGAATCTCGATTCCGCGGTACCCGACCGATCGAAAGACGAGCCCGACCGGCAGGGTGATCATCTCGCCGGTCGGCTCCGCGCGCACCATCCCGTGGCGGTCGGCGACGAGGCGATTCTTGACGGCGCGGAGCTCCTCGACGCGGCCATCGCCGAGCAGTTCAACCGGCGACACGCAGAAATGGAAGACGATCCGCCGTGGCGCGCCGGTCGATCCGCGGGCCGCCCATTGGCGCAGGATCGCGACGTTGTTCTCCGCGGTGCGATCGTGATCTCGCGCGAGATGGTCGGCGCTGATCGGATCGAGCTCCACGTCGGCGGGATCGACGATGACATCGACCCCCTCGAGTTCGCCGAGTTCGCGAAGCTCGGGGGTGGTGCAGGCGGCCTGGACCGGCCCGCGGCGCGACAGGAGGTGCAGCGATTGCACCTGTC
This window encodes:
- the aroB gene encoding 3-dehydroquinate synthase; the protein is MRHATGSYAVIVRAGALGDIAPLLVERHPGARPVVISDSNVASTVPSPVQGATTLTFPAGEEHKTRETWQTLTDQLLASGCDRHCVIVAVGGGVTTDLAGFVAATFLRGVPWIAAPTTTLGMLDAAVGGKTGVNTAHGKNLVGAFHPPSVVVCDPAALATLPDRSYREGLAEAVKHGATLDAEYGEWIASNAPAILARDLPTLERLIHRSAELKAAVVSEDEREGDRRVVLNAGHTIAHALERASGYAIPHGEAVAIGLVVETRVAERMGVAVAGTADRIAAILGRLGLPVAPPSELDDAAVDRAMHADKKNRHGAVRAALLSSFGAMARTDDSWTLPLDLSLVRSLL
- a CDS encoding cob(I)yrinic acid a,c-diamide adenosyltransferase, with amino-acid sequence MSSKIYTRTGDAGETGLFGGGRVPKDHPRVAAYGDVDELNSAIGVARACAPIDLADQLLEAVQRDLFSIGGHLATPDPDKVRKSLERATLSDHRVTEFEAAIDAADEELPPLKAFVLPGGSPKAAALHLARAICRRAERSVVALAREDDVPPLFLVYLNRLSDLLFALARVANQRAGTGDVVW
- a CDS encoding magnesium chelatase, whose translation is MPARPRTLGELSQSAWSEFPLRDRSVRDELRANLVARLESGEPLFPGVLGYEGTIEPEMINALLARHDFILLGTRGQAKSRILRGLTAFLDDAIPVVAGSEINDDPFAPISKFARERIAECGDATPIAWATRDQRYVEKLATPDVTIADMIGDLDPIKAARGGHLLGDELTMHFGLLPRANRGIFAINELPDLSGKIQVGLFNIMQEGDVQIKGYPVRLPLDVLLVFTANPEDYTARGKIITPLKDRIGSEIRTHYPRTADLGVAITRQEAWTSRGRIDVVIPDFLAEMIEHVAVGARRDKRVDKRSGVSQRLPISLMEIVVSNAERRALHQRAARTVARVADVYAGLPAITGKLELEYEGELQGSDAVARELIREAAGSAFADRVPDADVEEIVAWFDQGGALKIGVDDRTETSSRAFNVVPGLMALVEESRLATPDDRELSVAACEFILEALVADQRISRNEESGWQRAKPQRRKGYGDET
- a CDS encoding FAD-dependent oxidoreductase, whose translation is MSMPPASLRVAIVGAGPAGFYAAEALQKSAAGIEIDLFDRLPTPFGLVRGGVAPDHPKIKSVTRVFDRIASQPGFRFFGNVTVGQDVTPAELRAHYDAVIYAFGAESDRHLGIPGESLRGSHAATELVAWYNGHPDYADRQFDFSQQGAAVVGIGNVAMDAVRILSRSTDHLSTTDLAVHALDAFRRGQVQSLHLLSRRGPVQAACTTPELRELGELEGVDVIVDPADVELDPISADHLARDHDRTAENNVAILRQWAARGSTGAPRRIVFHFCVSPVELLGDGRVEELRAVKNRLVADRHGMVRAEPTGEMITLPVGLVFRSVGYRGIEIPGLPFDADRGIIPNISGRVVQAPGSATAIRGLYVTGWIKRGPHGIIGTNKSCAAETVDHLLADAVSGRLSPSQNNGAEFDALLADREIEVVSWSDWQAIDRAEIARGAPAGRPREKFIDREAMLDVVRATR
- a CDS encoding cytidylate kinase-like family protein gives rise to the protein MLLTISREFGAGGSVVAETVARRLGWSLVDNQLVEEIARRAGMTPEEAQSRVERGPTFVERVARALAAATPEALTPSSVQPPELEEARIKLITEQVVSESADGHAVLVGRAASAVIGRRADALHVKLVGTLEYRRQVVADRLGISIEQAERQVRDVDAHRTEYHRKWYQRDWRNPQNYHLVINTGWVGLDRASDLIVDLVTGH
- a CDS encoding RNA polymerase sigma factor RpoD/SigA; translated protein: MPRRVRRAPERARAIPVTAAESFEQYLRDIKDLPMIGSVEEERALARRARTGDPDAAERLVTANLRFVIAFVKRYQGHGLDLSDLVAIGNEGLLRAVRKFDPDRGVKFISYAVWWVRQAVLKALAEQTRSVRFPLNQNTAVVRFAKSQGLLAQELGRTPTDEELSVALGMPLDDVRHARRLFVTEVSLDAPIETGDSRAATLGERLPVGEGSEIESNTDVILRRDFIDRLFRRYLTPRERRILSLYYGLDATGEALTLEEIGETLGVTRERIRQLRERAFAKLRACPEVEFLGQFRAA